In Opitutus sp. ER46, one DNA window encodes the following:
- a CDS encoding acyl-CoA dehydrogenase family protein yields MTNPTIDLVADQNSPWRGHLSAAERAFLNRVAVFATDEVAPHAAAWDEAEELPRSVFQAAGEVGLLGVTVPRTLGGRGFGYAAYALAIRELARYQGALAIDIAAHNALAVGHILLRGSKAQHRRVFPKLVNGEWLGAWALTEPEAGSDSGGVQTVARPDGDGGWVLNGFKRFITLGRKADVLVVMARSDSEATGGQKPEAGGRKSEDGGRKSEAGGLAKDGGRRRAAGLSAGGVAKVDGGRAGEEERRKEISAFLVEKSQIRPVRKVPTCGLRASETSEFKLVNARAEMLGERGSGHTGALACLDKGRIGVAAVSLGLARAALDAALKHATTRKQFGKHLADFQAVQFMLADCETELRAAELLVLEAARLATLGVRHTRESSIAKLFASEAASRICNRALQIHGGYGYTRDIPVERYWRDARLSEIGEGSSEVQRIVISRSLLSSFRSFRSFR; encoded by the coding sequence ATGACGAACCCCACGATCGACCTCGTTGCCGACCAGAACTCACCCTGGCGCGGCCACCTCAGCGCCGCCGAGCGCGCCTTCCTGAACCGCGTTGCCGTCTTTGCGACGGACGAAGTCGCGCCGCATGCCGCGGCGTGGGACGAGGCGGAGGAACTGCCGCGCTCGGTGTTTCAGGCCGCGGGAGAAGTCGGACTGCTCGGCGTGACGGTGCCGCGGACGTTGGGCGGCCGCGGCTTCGGCTATGCGGCGTACGCGCTGGCGATCCGCGAACTCGCGCGCTACCAGGGTGCGCTTGCGATCGACATTGCCGCGCACAACGCGCTGGCGGTCGGGCACATTCTTTTGCGCGGCAGCAAGGCGCAGCACCGGCGGGTATTTCCGAAGCTGGTGAACGGCGAGTGGCTCGGGGCGTGGGCGCTGACCGAGCCCGAGGCAGGGAGCGATTCGGGCGGCGTGCAGACCGTGGCGCGGCCGGATGGCGACGGCGGCTGGGTGCTGAATGGCTTCAAGCGCTTCATCACGCTCGGGCGAAAGGCGGACGTGCTCGTGGTGATGGCGCGGTCGGACTCGGAGGCAACCGGAGGCCAGAAGCCAGAAGCCGGAGGCCGGAAGTCGGAGGACGGAGGTCGGAAGTCGGAAGCCGGAGGGCTGGCGAAGGACGGGGGCCGGAGGCGAGCGGCGGGGCTGTCCGCCGGCGGCGTGGCGAAGGTGGACGGCGGACGGGCGGGCGAGGAGGAGCGGCGGAAGGAGATCAGCGCGTTTCTTGTCGAGAAGTCACAGATCCGGCCCGTGCGCAAAGTGCCGACGTGCGGCCTGCGCGCGAGCGAGACGAGCGAGTTCAAGTTGGTGAATGCGCGCGCCGAGATGCTCGGTGAGCGCGGATCGGGACACACCGGCGCGCTCGCGTGCCTCGACAAAGGGCGCATTGGTGTGGCCGCGGTTTCGCTCGGGCTCGCGCGCGCGGCGCTCGATGCGGCGCTGAAGCATGCGACGACGCGCAAGCAATTCGGCAAGCACCTCGCGGATTTTCAGGCCGTGCAGTTCATGCTCGCGGATTGCGAGACGGAGTTGCGCGCCGCGGAGTTGCTGGTCCTCGAAGCGGCGCGGCTCGCGACGCTGGGAGTGCGGCATACGCGCGAATCATCGATTGCGAAACTCTTCGCGAGCGAAGCCGCTTCGCGAATCTGCAATCGCGCGCTGCAGATTCACGGCGGCTACGGTTACACGCGCGATATTCCCGTGGAGCGTTACTGGCGCGACGCGCGGCTCAGCGAAATCGGCGAAGGCTCGAGCGAAGTGCAGCGGATCGTGATCAGTCGAAGCCTGCTCAGCAGTTTTCGCAGTTTTCGCAGTTTTCGCTGA
- a CDS encoding cobalamin-dependent protein (Presence of a B(12) (cobalamin)-binding domain implies dependence on cobalamin itself, in one of its several forms, or in some unusual lineages, dependence on a cobalamin-like analog.), which translates to MAVAVPPRRNRRSPTPPRILTAVPLCDGHDSAVMTVNHELVRHGAEVVYLGYHQSAAAIARAAVQEDVDAVGISSYNGGHLVFFREVLAELRARSGADIPVFGGGGGTITAADARLLQRAGVARIFFAGTPLAAMVDELFRHASTRRRLAAGNGDRALGRAISLAENESSAAARAHATSRRVAPRSPFVLGVAGPGGAGKSTLIDELTARFLHDQRAGRLAILANDPSQPGSGGALLGDRVAAIYAQNDRVFFRSLGTRGAQAGRSAALPGALQVLRERGGFDLIIVESVGIGQESDPFGTLGRDERALVDAVLFVLPPHYGGRIQLEKTALLHGADFVALNKCDDPRCGTARAELAASLVRDTPPPALHLTTAARHDDPGVDQLYAAIAARAGLSPPGGERPCLLCVET; encoded by the coding sequence ATGGCTGTAGCCGTACCCCCGCGCCGCAACCGCCGTTCCCCCACCCCGCCCCGCATCCTGACCGCCGTGCCGCTTTGCGACGGACACGACAGCGCCGTCATGACCGTCAACCATGAGCTGGTCCGGCATGGCGCAGAAGTCGTGTACCTCGGCTACCACCAATCCGCGGCCGCCATCGCTCGCGCCGCCGTACAGGAGGACGTCGATGCCGTGGGCATCAGCAGTTACAACGGCGGCCACCTCGTCTTCTTCCGCGAAGTGCTCGCCGAACTCCGTGCCCGCAGCGGCGCCGACATCCCCGTTTTCGGCGGCGGGGGTGGCACGATCACCGCCGCCGACGCCCGCCTCCTGCAGCGCGCCGGCGTGGCCCGCATCTTCTTCGCCGGCACTCCCCTGGCGGCGATGGTCGACGAGCTGTTCCGCCACGCCTCCACGCGCCGGCGTCTCGCCGCTGGCAACGGCGACCGCGCACTCGGCCGCGCCATTTCGCTCGCGGAGAACGAGTCGTCTGCCGCCGCTCGCGCCCACGCGACGAGCCGCCGCGTCGCACCTCGTTCGCCTTTCGTCCTCGGCGTCGCCGGGCCAGGCGGCGCCGGCAAATCCACGCTCATCGACGAGCTCACCGCGCGCTTTCTTCACGACCAACGCGCCGGACGTCTCGCCATCCTCGCCAACGATCCCTCCCAGCCCGGCTCCGGCGGCGCGCTCCTCGGCGACCGCGTCGCCGCCATTTACGCGCAGAACGACCGCGTCTTCTTCCGCTCGCTCGGGACCCGCGGTGCCCAGGCCGGCCGCTCCGCCGCATTGCCGGGCGCGCTCCAGGTCCTGCGCGAGCGCGGCGGCTTCGATCTGATCATCGTCGAGTCCGTCGGCATCGGGCAGGAGAGCGATCCGTTTGGCACGCTGGGACGCGACGAGCGCGCGCTCGTCGACGCCGTGCTCTTCGTGCTGCCGCCGCACTACGGCGGGCGCATCCAGCTCGAAAAGACCGCCCTGCTCCATGGCGCCGATTTCGTCGCGCTCAACAAGTGCGACGATCCGCGCTGCGGCACCGCGCGCGCCGAGCTCGCGGCCTCCCTCGTCCGCGACACGCCCCCGCCCGCGCTGCATCTCACCACCGCCGCGCGCCACGACGACCCGGGCGTCGATCAGCTCTACGCCGCCATCGCCGCGCGCGCCGGGCTCTCCCCACCGGGCGGCGAGCGCCCGTGTCTGCTCTGCGTCGAGACTTGA